From Enterococcus mediterraneensis, the proteins below share one genomic window:
- the tuf gene encoding elongation factor Tu, which translates to MAKEKFDRSKPHVNIGTIGHVDHGKTTLTAAITTVLSKKGLAQASAYDQIDGAPEERERGITISTAHVEYETENRHYAHVDCPGHADYVKNMITGAAQMDGAILVVSAADGPMPQTREHILLSRNVGVPYIVVFLNKMDMVDDEELLELVEMEVRDLLSEYGFPGDDTPVVAGSALKALEGDPSYEEKILELMAAVDEYIPTPERDHDKPFMMPVEDVFSITGRGTVATGRVERGQVRVGDEVEIVGIAEETAKTTVTGVEMFRKLLDYAEAGDNIGALLRGVSRDDIQRGQVLAKPGTITPHTKFKAEVYVLTKEEGGRHTPFFTNYRPQFYFRTTDVTGVVELPEGTEMVMPGDNVSMDVELIHPIAIEDGTRFSIREGGRTVGSGVVTEIIG; encoded by the coding sequence ATGGCAAAAGAAAAATTTGACCGTTCTAAACCCCATGTAAACATCGGTACTATCGGACACGTTGACCATGGTAAAACAACTCTAACAGCTGCTATCACAACTGTATTATCTAAAAAAGGTTTGGCTCAAGCTTCAGCTTATGACCAAATCGATGGAGCTCCAGAAGAACGCGAACGCGGAATCACTATCTCAACAGCTCACGTTGAATATGAAACAGAAAACCGCCACTACGCTCACGTTGACTGCCCAGGACACGCGGACTATGTTAAAAACATGATCACTGGTGCTGCTCAAATGGACGGTGCGATCTTAGTAGTTTCTGCTGCTGATGGTCCTATGCCTCAAACACGTGAACACATCCTATTGTCACGTAACGTTGGTGTTCCTTACATCGTTGTTTTCTTGAACAAAATGGATATGGTTGACGACGAAGAATTATTAGAATTAGTTGAAATGGAAGTACGCGACCTATTGTCTGAATATGGTTTCCCAGGAGACGACACTCCAGTCGTTGCTGGTTCAGCATTGAAAGCTTTAGAAGGCGACCCTTCATACGAAGAAAAAATCTTAGAATTGATGGCTGCAGTTGACGAATATATCCCAACTCCAGAACGTGACCATGACAAACCATTCATGATGCCAGTGGAAGACGTATTCTCAATCACTGGTCGTGGTACAGTTGCTACAGGTCGTGTTGAACGTGGACAAGTTCGCGTTGGTGACGAAGTTGAAATCGTAGGTATCGCTGAAGAAACTGCGAAAACAACTGTTACTGGTGTTGAAATGTTCCGTAAATTATTGGATTACGCTGAAGCTGGAGACAACATCGGCGCATTGCTTCGTGGGGTTTCTCGCGATGACATCCAACGTGGACAAGTATTGGCTAAACCAGGTACAATCACTCCACATACAAAATTTAAAGCAGAAGTTTATGTTTTAACTAAAGAAGAAGGCGGACGTCACACTCCATTCTTCACAAACTACCGCCCACAATTCTACTTCCGTACAACAGACGTAACTGGTGTTGTTGAATTGCCAGAAGGAACTGAAATGGTTATGCCTGGCGATAACGTATCAATGGACGTTGAATTGATCCACCCAATCGCTATCGAAGACGGAACTCGTTTCTCAATTCGTGAAGGCGGACGTACTGTTGGTTCAGGCGTTGTTACAGAAATCATCGGTTAA
- a CDS encoding DMT family transporter, which yields MTWIFLFLGGVFEVVWATTMKLSNGFTNIWYSLYTVIGMIFSFGFLALAVKHIPLSISYPVWTGIGAVGSIIIGVVLFKDHLSFATWIFVAMLIVGIIGIKVTSGH from the coding sequence ATGACATGGATTTTTTTATTTTTAGGAGGGGTCTTTGAAGTAGTTTGGGCTACTACAATGAAGCTGAGCAATGGTTTTACTAATATCTGGTATAGCTTATATACCGTCATAGGAATGATCTTCAGCTTCGGTTTTTTGGCATTGGCAGTCAAACATATACCATTGAGCATCTCTTATCCGGTCTGGACAGGAATCGGCGCTGTCGGATCCATTATCATAGGGGTTGTATTATTCAAAGATCATCTTTCGTTTGCTACATGGATATTTGTAGCCATGCTGATCGTCGGCATCATCGGTATCAAAGTAACGAGCGGGCATTGA